The region CGTTCAAATTCAGATTTTGAAATCTGAAGATCTTTATCGGCGTAACATTTTTTCATGTAGTAACCCCAAACTGGTAAAGCTGCAGTAGCTCCTTGTCCATAAGTCAAACTTTTGAAACGTGCCGAACGATCTTCACATCCAACCCAAACTCCGGTTACTAAGTTCGGAACCATTCCCATAAACCAACCATCCGATTGATTTTGTGTTGTACCCGTTTTACCTGCAATTGGGTTTGTAAACATGTATGGATATCCTGTCCAGCGATTATCTCCACTTCCACCGCCCTGCGTACGTAAACGCACACCGGAGCCACTTTCTGTTACCCCTTGAAGTAATTTGATTACAGCAAAGGCAATATCTTTATTTAAAACGTCATGAGATTCCGGAATCGGTTCGTAAATAACCTCTCCGCTTTTATTCTCAATTCGGCTCAAAAACTGCGGTTTTACATAAACTCCCTGGTTGGCAAATGTACTATAGGCTGCAACCATATCTTCAACCGTAATGTCAACCGCTCCTAAGGCAATTGAAGGCTGTACCGGAATTTCTGTTTTTACTCCTAATTTTTTAGTCAGTTCAACAACTGCTTCCGGACTTGTTCTGTCAATTAATTTAGCCGAAACTGTATTAATGGAAGCCGCCAGAGCTTGTTTTAAAGTAACCATTCCTCTGTATCTGTAATCAGAGTTTCTTGGTTCCCAATCTTCCGTTACGTGGTGACGTCCTTTGTGAATCATAAACGGACCATCCAAAATAGAATCGCAAGGAGACATATTTAATTCTTCGATTGCTGTTGCATAAACGAAAGGCTTAAAAGTAGAACCAACTTGTCTTGCTCCCTGTCCTACGTGATCGTATTGGAAATATTTATAGTTAATTCCTCCAACCCAAGCCTTAATTGCTCCGGTTTGAGGTTCCATAGACATTAAACCGGATTGTAAAAAGTGTTTGTAGTAACGAATAGAATCCATTGGAGTCATTGTTGTATCACGTTCTCCTTTCCAGGTAAAGACACGCATTTTTGTTTTCACTTTAAACGAAGCAATAATATCGTCTTCGCTTTTATCCATTTCCTTCATCTGAGCCCAACGAACTGAGTTTTTCATTGCCTGCATCATGATTCGGTCAGTTTCTGCCTGCGTGATATTTACAAAAGGCGCATTTTTATTGTTTTTTTGATCAATGTAAAACTGTTGTTGAAGGTTTTGCATATGTGCTGCAACAGCTTCTTCAGCATAAGTTTGCATTCTGGAATCTATTGTAGTGTAGATTTTAAGTCCGTCTTTGTAAATATCATAATCAGATCCGTCAGGTTTTTTGTTCTCTGCAACCCATTTCTTCATATAATCACGAAGATATTCTCTAAAATAAGTAGCAATACCTTCACGGTGGCTTTCTAACTTAAATTTTAAAGTAATTGGCAATGCTTTATACTTTTCTTTTTGAGACTCCGTAATCATTTTTGCTTTTACCATTTGACCAAGTACTACATCACGACGGTTTTTAACCCCAACAGGGTTTCGTAACGGATTATATAGAGAGGAATTATTAAACATTCCAACCAATATCGCCGATTCGTCTATAGTTAAATCTTTAGGGTCTTTTGAAAAATAAGTTTGAGCTGCCGAACTTACCCCAACAGCATAATTTCCGAAATCATAAACGTTACAGTACATTGCTAAAATCTCATTTTTGGTATACTGTCGTTCCAAACGAATTGCAATAATCCATTCCTTTATCTTTTGTACGATTCTAAAAGGTAAAAAGCTGGATCCTCCTTTATGAAATAACTGTTTTGCCAACTGCTGCGTTAGAGTACTAGCTCCTCCATTGGTTCCCAACGAAAAGGCAGCACGTAAAGTTCCACGACCATCAATACCCGAATGTTCATAAAAACGAGCATCTTCCGTAGCAACCAAAGCATCTACCAAGTTTTTAGGCAAATCAGAATATTTCAGCTGTGATCTATTGGTTTTGAAGTATTTACCCAACACCACTCCGTCAGAAGAAATAATTTCTGTTGCAAGGTTCGAATCCGGATTTTCTAAATCTTCAAAAGAAGGCATAGCCCCAAATAAACCCCAAGAGGCAAATAAAAAGAAAGCTAAAACCCCTAATAAAGAGTAAGCAAATACTCTCCAGAATTTCTTTTTATAATAATTTATATCCTTATCGCTTTTGGATTGATTGTTTTTTTTAGTAGCCATACTTATTTTTCTAATCTTTTTGTTCTATTCTAAAACCAACGTCTGTAATTCCTTCTAAAGCTTCAACACCAGGGATTTTTCCTGATTGTCTAACGGCTTGTTTAATATGAACCTGATATTTCCCTTTAAACTTAACATCTTCTTTATAAAACAGCTTACTTTCTTTGATATCAGTAAATCCATTTCCTAATAAAGTTCCATCCGGAGCAGCCATTTGGTATTCTAAAGTATCCACTTTTGTAAATCCGCTTGGCG is a window of Flavobacterium crocinum DNA encoding:
- a CDS encoding penicillin-binding protein 1A produces the protein MATKKNNQSKSDKDINYYKKKFWRVFAYSLLGVLAFFLFASWGLFGAMPSFEDLENPDSNLATEIISSDGVVLGKYFKTNRSQLKYSDLPKNLVDALVATEDARFYEHSGIDGRGTLRAAFSLGTNGGASTLTQQLAKQLFHKGGSSFLPFRIVQKIKEWIIAIRLERQYTKNEILAMYCNVYDFGNYAVGVSSAAQTYFSKDPKDLTIDESAILVGMFNNSSLYNPLRNPVGVKNRRDVVLGQMVKAKMITESQKEKYKALPITLKFKLESHREGIATYFREYLRDYMKKWVAENKKPDGSDYDIYKDGLKIYTTIDSRMQTYAEEAVAAHMQNLQQQFYIDQKNNKNAPFVNITQAETDRIMMQAMKNSVRWAQMKEMDKSEDDIIASFKVKTKMRVFTWKGERDTTMTPMDSIRYYKHFLQSGLMSMEPQTGAIKAWVGGINYKYFQYDHVGQGARQVGSTFKPFVYATAIEELNMSPCDSILDGPFMIHKGRHHVTEDWEPRNSDYRYRGMVTLKQALAASINTVSAKLIDRTSPEAVVELTKKLGVKTEIPVQPSIALGAVDITVEDMVAAYSTFANQGVYVKPQFLSRIENKSGEVIYEPIPESHDVLNKDIAFAVIKLLQGVTESGSGVRLRTQGGGSGDNRWTGYPYMFTNPIAGKTGTTQNQSDGWFMGMVPNLVTGVWVGCEDRSARFKSLTYGQGATAALPVWGYYMKKCYADKDLQISKSEFERPANLSIKVDCYQRPAIVKDTTQTEQNTDEFEL
- a CDS encoding gliding motility lipoprotein GldH gives rise to the protein MRIKNSGILLLAAILLFSCDKKRVFDEYKSVGSAWHKDSIVSFNLPVLDSTKKYNLFVNIRDNNNYPFNNLFLIVAIETPSGFTKVDTLEYQMAAPDGTLLGNGFTDIKESKLFYKEDVKFKGKYQVHIKQAVRQSGKIPGVEALEGITDVGFRIEQKD